A window from Pseudobutyrivibrio ruminis HUN009 encodes these proteins:
- a CDS encoding xylulokinase → MNINEIIAEGKKTALGIEFGSTRIKAVLVDEENKVLAQGDHEWENHLDNGIWTYPLDEVWAGLQDCYAKLKKDVNDKYDVKLTKIGAIGFSAMMHGYLAFDKNDNLLVPFRTWRNTITGEAAAELSKELNFNMPQRWSISHYYQCILNKEPHVKDVAYFMTLACYVHFKMTGKKVAGVGEASGMFPIDSKTCQYDTAMLEKFNKLAAAHGVTTKVEDLMPAVLVAGDDAGTLTEEGAKLLDPTGELEPGCPLAPPEGDAGTGMVATNAVSAGTGNVSAGTSVFSMVVLDKPLSKPYEEIDMVTTPTGEAVAMVHCNNCTSDLNAWVGIFKEFADAFGMDVSMNDIYGTLYRKALTEDANCGGVVSFNYFGGEPVVNVNEGRPMVVRQPDAKFSLANFMRSNLYGALGVLKIGNDILLKEEHVKVKSITGHGGFFKTKGVGQSVLAAALNAPITVMATAGEGGAWGMAVLANYLLREDKSKKLQDYLDEKVFAGQESTTMEPDADMVKGYDEWMVDYRKALKAEACAVESWR, encoded by the coding sequence ATGAATATTAATGAGATAATTGCTGAGGGCAAGAAGACAGCCCTTGGTATTGAGTTTGGCTCTACACGAATCAAAGCTGTTCTCGTTGATGAGGAGAATAAGGTTTTGGCTCAGGGGGATCATGAATGGGAGAACCATTTAGATAATGGTATCTGGACATATCCTCTTGATGAAGTGTGGGCTGGACTTCAGGATTGCTATGCAAAGCTTAAAAAAGACGTAAATGATAAATACGATGTTAAGCTTACAAAGATTGGTGCCATCGGATTTTCAGCTATGATGCATGGTTATCTTGCATTCGATAAGAATGACAATCTTTTGGTTCCATTTAGAACATGGAGAAATACTATCACAGGTGAGGCTGCAGCAGAGCTTAGCAAAGAGCTCAACTTCAACATGCCTCAGCGCTGGAGTATTTCACATTATTATCAGTGCATCCTAAACAAGGAGCCACATGTAAAAGATGTCGCATACTTCATGACACTTGCTTGCTATGTTCATTTCAAGATGACAGGCAAGAAGGTAGCAGGTGTTGGTGAAGCATCTGGTATGTTCCCTATTGATTCAAAGACATGCCAGTATGACACAGCAATGCTTGAAAAGTTCAACAAGCTTGCAGCTGCCCATGGTGTTACTACAAAGGTAGAGGATTTAATGCCAGCTGTTTTAGTTGCAGGTGACGATGCAGGAACTCTTACAGAGGAAGGTGCAAAGCTTCTTGACCCTACAGGAGAGCTTGAGCCAGGCTGCCCACTTGCTCCACCAGAAGGTGATGCAGGTACAGGTATGGTTGCAACAAACGCAGTTTCAGCAGGTACAGGAAACGTTTCTGCTGGTACATCAGTATTCTCTATGGTAGTTTTGGACAAGCCATTATCAAAGCCTTATGAGGAAATCGATATGGTTACAACTCCTACTGGTGAGGCAGTTGCAATGGTTCACTGCAACAACTGTACGTCTGATTTAAATGCGTGGGTTGGAATATTCAAAGAGTTCGCAGATGCGTTTGGAATGGATGTTTCAATGAACGATATTTACGGCACACTTTATCGCAAGGCACTTACAGAAGATGCAAATTGCGGTGGCGTTGTTTCTTTCAACTACTTCGGTGGCGAGCCTGTTGTTAATGTAAACGAAGGCCGTCCAATGGTAGTTAGACAACCAGATGCCAAGTTTAGTCTTGCAAACTTCATGCGCTCAAATCTTTACGGCGCACTTGGAGTATTAAAGATTGGAAACGATATTCTTCTTAAGGAAGAGCATGTGAAGGTAAAGTCTATCACTGGTCACGGCGGATTTTTTAAGACAAAGGGTGTTGGTCAGTCTGTTCTTGCAGCAGCGCTCAATGCTCCTATCACTGTAATGGCTACAGCAGGCGAAGGTGGTGCCTGGGGTATGGCTGTTCTTGCTAATTATCTTCTTCGTGAGGACAAGAGCAAGAAGTTACAGGATTATCTTGATGAAAAGGTATTTGCAGGTCAGGAATCTACAACAATGGAGCCAGATGCTGATATGGTAAAGGGCTACGATGAGTGGATGGTTGACTACCGCAAGGCACTTAAGGCTGAGGCATGCGCCGTGGAGTCGTGGCGATAA
- the fsa gene encoding fructose-6-phosphate aldolase, which translates to MKLFVDTGKIEDIKKANDLGVICGVTTNPSLIAKEGGRSQEEILKEIASIVDGPISGEVKATTVDAEGMIKEGREIAAMHPNMVVKIPMTAEGLKAVKVLSAEGIKTNVTLIFSANQAILAANAGASYVSPFLGRLDDINMPGIDLIRDIAEIFDIYGYDTEIIAASVRNPIHVTDCALAGADIATVPYKVIEQMINHPLTTAGIEKFQKDYIAVFGE; encoded by the coding sequence ATGAAGTTATTTGTTGACACTGGAAAAATTGAGGACATTAAGAAGGCTAACGATCTTGGAGTAATCTGTGGAGTTACTACAAACCCATCATTGATTGCTAAGGAAGGTGGACGTAGCCAGGAAGAAATCCTTAAGGAAATCGCATCTATCGTAGACGGACCTATCTCAGGTGAGGTTAAGGCAACAACTGTTGATGCAGAAGGTATGATTAAAGAGGGCCGTGAGATTGCAGCAATGCATCCAAACATGGTAGTAAAGATTCCTATGACTGCAGAAGGACTTAAGGCTGTAAAGGTTCTTTCAGCTGAGGGCATCAAGACAAACGTTACATTAATCTTTTCTGCAAACCAGGCAATTCTTGCAGCTAATGCAGGTGCTTCTTATGTATCTCCATTCCTTGGAAGATTGGATGATATCAACATGCCAGGTATCGACCTTATCCGCGACATCGCAGAAATCTTTGATATATATGGATATGATACAGAAATCATCGCTGCATCAGTTCGTAACCCAATCCACGTTACAGACTGCGCTCTTGCAGGTGCTGACATTGCAACAGTACCATACAAGGTAATCGAGCAGATGATTAATCATCCACTTACAACTGCTGGCATCGAGAAATTCCAGAAGGACTACATCGCGGTATTCGGAGAGTAA
- the araA gene encoding L-arabinose isomerase — translation MKTQLNYKFWFCTGSQDLYGDECLEHVAAHSKEIVETLNKSGRLPFEVVWKPTMITNEVIRRTFNEANNDPTCAGVITWMHTFSPAKSWILGHQEYRKPLCHLHTQYNREIPYATMDMDFMNENQAAHGDREYAHILSRMGIERKTIVGYWQDAEVQDKLASWMRTAVGVVESSHIRVMRVADNMRNVAVTEGDKVEAQLKFGWEVDAYPVNEIAEAVAAVSQSDTNALVDEYYSKYDICLEGRDPEEFKKHVAVQAQIELGFERFLEEKNYQAIVTHFGDLGSLKQLPGLAIQRLMEKGYGFGAEGDWKVAAMVRLMKIMTTGMKDAKGTSMLEDYTYNLVKGKEGIIQAHMLEVCPTLADGPIQIKVQPLSMGDREDPARLVFQSKEGKGIATSLIDLGNRFRLIIQDVDCKKVEKPLPKLPTAINFWTPQPDFYTGTEAWLLAGGAHHTAFSYDLTAEQMGDWAAAMGIEAVYIDKDTKIRDFKRDLALGNLVYGK, via the coding sequence ATGAAAACACAGCTTAACTACAAGTTTTGGTTCTGCACAGGTTCTCAGGATTTATATGGAGACGAGTGCTTAGAGCACGTTGCAGCACACTCAAAGGAGATTGTTGAGACTTTAAACAAGTCGGGACGTCTTCCTTTTGAGGTAGTATGGAAACCTACAATGATTACAAACGAGGTAATCAGACGCACATTTAATGAGGCAAACAATGATCCAACATGTGCAGGTGTAATCACATGGATGCACACATTCTCGCCTGCAAAGTCTTGGATCCTTGGACATCAGGAATACAGAAAGCCACTTTGCCATCTTCACACACAGTACAATCGTGAGATTCCATACGCAACAATGGATATGGATTTCATGAATGAGAATCAGGCAGCTCACGGTGATAGAGAGTATGCTCATATTCTTTCAAGAATGGGTATCGAGAGAAAGACAATTGTTGGCTATTGGCAGGATGCTGAGGTTCAGGACAAGCTTGCTTCTTGGATGCGTACAGCAGTTGGTGTTGTTGAATCTAGCCACATTCGTGTAATGAGAGTAGCTGACAACATGAGGAATGTTGCAGTAACTGAAGGTGATAAGGTAGAAGCTCAGCTTAAGTTCGGATGGGAAGTTGATGCTTACCCTGTAAATGAAATTGCTGAGGCAGTTGCAGCTGTTTCTCAGTCTGATACAAATGCTCTTGTTGATGAGTATTACAGCAAATATGATATCTGCCTTGAAGGTAGAGACCCAGAGGAATTCAAAAAGCACGTTGCAGTTCAGGCACAGATTGAACTTGGCTTTGAAAGATTCCTTGAGGAGAAGAACTATCAGGCCATCGTTACACACTTTGGTGATCTTGGTTCTCTCAAACAGCTTCCAGGTCTTGCAATCCAGAGACTTATGGAAAAGGGATATGGCTTTGGCGCAGAAGGTGACTGGAAGGTTGCTGCCATGGTTCGTCTTATGAAGATTATGACAACAGGTATGAAGGATGCTAAGGGAACTTCAATGCTTGAGGATTACACATACAATCTTGTAAAGGGCAAGGAAGGAATTATCCAGGCTCACATGCTTGAGGTTTGCCCAACACTTGCTGATGGTCCTATTCAGATTAAGGTTCAGCCTCTTTCAATGGGTGATAGAGAGGATCCAGCTCGTCTTGTATTCCAGTCAAAGGAAGGCAAGGGTATTGCTACATCTCTTATCGACCTTGGAAATAGATTCCGTCTTATCATTCAAGATGTTGATTGCAAGAAGGTTGAAAAGCCACTTCCAAAGCTTCCAACAGCTATCAACTTCTGGACACCACAACCAGATTTCTACACAGGTACAGAAGCTTGGTTACTTGCAGGCGGTGCACACCATACAGCATTCTCTTATGATTTGACAGCAGAGCAGATGGGCGACTGGGCTGCAGCAATGGGAATCGAAGCTGTTTACATTGATAAGGATACAAAGATTCGTGATTTCAAGCGTGATCTTGCACTTGGAAATCTTGTATACGGTAAATAA
- a CDS encoding AraC family transcriptional regulator produces the protein MIETLDGIFETVHYKQSTTLKLYDNREYEDYPKHWHPAIEIVMPVENGYTMLFSNSEVYLREKDICIICPGCVHAIKAPETGRRIIFQPNTTYLRFLREFEVLISFMSPYAIITPEEYPSIHEQLVKMLIEIKEEYMAGTSFSELSIYSKILEMFKLIGRNYSSKSNKTNDTSISSKEDYANKFVEICDYIDSHCSEDLKLDEVADMSGFSKFYFERLFKQFTGTSFYKYVNQKRIAKASELLIEPGNSVTDVALNCGFMSISSFIRMFKLQKGCTPTEFKSMYWSLEIERNGEKAELVQ, from the coding sequence ATGATAGAGACTTTAGATGGCATATTTGAGACTGTCCATTATAAGCAAAGCACCACGCTAAAGCTTTATGATAATAGAGAATACGAGGATTATCCAAAGCATTGGCATCCTGCTATTGAAATAGTAATGCCAGTGGAAAATGGATATACAATGCTGTTTTCAAATTCAGAAGTGTATTTAAGGGAGAAGGACATCTGCATTATATGTCCTGGATGCGTTCATGCTATAAAGGCACCTGAAACCGGTCGTAGAATCATCTTTCAACCAAATACTACATATCTGAGATTTCTTAGAGAATTCGAGGTTTTAATCTCATTTATGTCACCATATGCAATCATCACGCCAGAGGAATATCCAAGCATTCATGAGCAGCTTGTAAAGATGCTGATAGAAATAAAAGAGGAGTATATGGCAGGCACATCTTTTTCAGAACTTAGTATATATAGTAAGATTTTGGAAATGTTTAAGCTGATAGGACGAAACTATTCAAGCAAGTCCAACAAAACAAACGACACCAGTATTTCTTCAAAGGAGGATTATGCCAACAAGTTTGTGGAAATCTGTGATTATATAGACAGCCATTGTTCAGAAGATTTGAAGCTGGATGAGGTTGCAGATATGAGCGGCTTTAGTAAATTTTATTTTGAAAGACTATTCAAGCAGTTTACAGGTACTAGCTTCTATAAATACGTTAATCAAAAGCGTATTGCTAAGGCATCAGAGCTTTTGATTGAACCGGGAAATTCTGTTACTGATGTAGCACTTAACTGCGGATTTATGTCTATTTCTTCTTTTATTAGAATGTTTAAGCTTCAAAAGGGATGCACTCCTACAGAGTTTAAAAGCATGTATTGGAGCCTTGAAATTGAAAGAAATGGAGAAAAAGCAGAACTTGTACAGTAA
- a CDS encoding ABC transporter substrate-binding protein yields the protein MRKKLLSAILSTMMVASLFAGCGQSGSSSSSTSADGVEEITWMFWDDLNATEDLISLGYKDVIDRFNADYEGQYHVNVVTTNLEEYYAKLNALVAAGDTPDVFIVSPGPNLTDYVEPGVAAPLDDYLAQDGWKDTFTSDAVFTQQTYDGKIYAVPLNTAAACCFYNTEMFEEAGVEVPTNWDEMLAACDKLQSAGYTPISISAGTAWCLSMVAGYLCEEEGVDLAALADGSASWEDGKLESAATKLVELSKYFQPTAAGDTNDVATANFYNEEAAILIQGSWAIAQINGSNPDFESKCGVFQFPGCDRLIAKSDSLAMSSTTEHPEACAALMKYFTDDTAQKYTAEVGGKIPVTNVEYDASKAPAQLAYVMDVFSNAKGTFGFYNESMPTTETGSHFDDTMVSVFLGEITPAEAATDMEEYYEANCR from the coding sequence ATGAGAAAAAAATTATTATCAGCAATCTTATCAACAATGATGGTCGCTTCTTTATTTGCAGGTTGTGGCCAGTCAGGAAGCTCTAGCTCATCAACATCTGCTGATGGAGTAGAGGAAATCACTTGGATGTTCTGGGATGACTTAAATGCAACTGAGGATCTTATCTCTCTTGGTTACAAAGATGTTATCGACAGATTCAACGCAGATTACGAAGGACAGTATCACGTAAATGTAGTTACAACAAACCTTGAAGAGTATTACGCAAAGTTAAACGCTCTTGTAGCTGCAGGCGATACACCTGATGTATTTATTGTCAGCCCTGGTCCTAACCTTACAGATTATGTAGAGCCAGGAGTTGCTGCTCCACTTGATGATTATCTTGCACAGGATGGCTGGAAAGATACATTCACAAGCGACGCTGTATTTACACAGCAGACATATGATGGAAAGATTTACGCAGTACCTCTTAACACAGCTGCAGCTTGCTGCTTCTACAACACAGAAATGTTTGAAGAAGCTGGTGTAGAAGTTCCTACAAACTGGGATGAAATGCTTGCAGCATGTGACAAGCTTCAGTCAGCAGGTTACACACCAATCTCAATCTCAGCTGGTACAGCATGGTGCCTTTCAATGGTAGCTGGTTACCTTTGCGAAGAGGAAGGTGTTGACCTTGCAGCTCTTGCAGACGGTAGTGCTTCTTGGGAAGATGGAAAGCTCGAGTCAGCTGCAACAAAGCTTGTTGAACTTTCTAAGTACTTCCAGCCAACAGCTGCTGGTGATACAAATGATGTAGCTACAGCAAACTTCTACAACGAAGAAGCTGCTATCCTTATCCAGGGTTCATGGGCAATTGCACAGATCAATGGTTCAAACCCAGACTTCGAGTCTAAGTGTGGTGTATTCCAGTTCCCAGGTTGCGACAGATTAATTGCTAAGTCTGATTCACTTGCTATGAGCTCAACAACAGAGCATCCAGAAGCTTGTGCTGCTCTTATGAAGTACTTCACAGACGACACAGCTCAGAAGTACACAGCAGAAGTTGGTGGAAAGATTCCTGTAACAAACGTTGAATACGATGCATCTAAGGCTCCTGCACAGCTTGCATACGTTATGGATGTATTCTCAAATGCAAAGGGAACATTCGGTTTCTACAACGAGTCAATGCCTACAACTGAGACAGGTTCTCACTTCGATGACACAATGGTTTCTGTATTCCTTGGCGAAATAACCCCTGCTGAGGCAGCTACAGACATGGAAGAATATTACGAGGCAAACTGTAGATAA
- a CDS encoding carbohydrate ABC transporter permease, with amino-acid sequence MDKLLRNKKAIFIFMAPAFILFTFVLFIPICQSIYYSFCDYNALTPPKFIGLENYKNLLQDKTLAIALKNSLFFLIFSCVTQLIMGLFLAALLTNIDKGRNVFKNIIYLPCVLSSAALGLLWMFIFSPKLGINQLLAKFGIEGPLWLMDINGFIILPMWVIAFVALWQYVGQSMMLYMAQISGISKSLYEASYIDGCNKVKSFRYITLPLIRPMVATAMSLNAIGSLKFFDLIFNMTEGGPNHKTEVLATHLYQQGFKYFKYGYASAIGVLLLILCLLVTAFINKVVKTEQYEM; translated from the coding sequence ATGGATAAACTATTAAGAAATAAAAAAGCCATATTCATCTTTATGGCGCCAGCATTTATACTTTTTACATTTGTTCTATTTATACCTATTTGTCAGTCAATCTATTATTCATTCTGTGACTACAATGCACTCACTCCTCCTAAATTCATAGGACTTGAGAATTATAAAAATCTTTTACAAGATAAGACTTTAGCAATTGCATTAAAGAACTCATTGTTCTTTCTTATCTTCTCTTGTGTAACACAGCTTATTATGGGTCTGTTTCTTGCAGCCCTTCTCACAAATATAGACAAAGGAAGAAACGTATTTAAAAACATCATATATTTACCATGCGTTCTTTCTTCTGCAGCATTAGGACTTTTGTGGATGTTTATCTTCAGTCCTAAGCTTGGTATCAACCAATTACTTGCAAAGTTTGGTATCGAAGGCCCTCTGTGGCTCATGGATATAAACGGATTCATAATCCTTCCTATGTGGGTAATCGCTTTCGTAGCCCTTTGGCAATATGTTGGTCAATCTATGATGCTTTACATGGCCCAGATATCAGGCATTAGCAAGTCTCTTTACGAGGCTAGTTACATTGACGGATGCAACAAGGTCAAAAGTTTTCGTTACATCACACTCCCCCTCATCAGACCTATGGTTGCAACCGCAATGTCACTTAATGCTATTGGTTCATTAAAGTTCTTTGATTTGATCTTCAACATGACTGAAGGCGGACCAAACCACAAAACTGAAGTTCTCGCAACACATCTTTATCAGCAAGGCTTCAAATACTTTAAATACGGTTATGCAAGTGCCATCGGTGTACTCTTACTAATCCTGTGTCTGCTTGTAACAGCTTTCATTAATAAAGTTGTAAAAACCGAGCAGTACGAAATGTAA
- a CDS encoding carbohydrate ABC transporter permease, with translation MKKISIPKIIIYIFLVLMAVLYLAPLLWVFNVSFKTNAEIFTAPFALPQAPTFENFTFAWTAGKLGIATLNSFIVCVITLALSMIIGSMAAFGIARLRWKFAKLSLTYFLLGMMIPVHCVMIPLFTRFAKVHLTNSLTGLILPYLTFALPVTIFIMVGFFEGMPNELIESACIDGATIYQIFFKVCLPLGKTGLFVTGLMTFIANWNELLLAMVFISDDLKKTLPVSLSKFVGPYNTNYSQMFAAIIIAIVPTIIVYCAFSNQIVDGLTAGAVKG, from the coding sequence ATGAAAAAAATATCAATTCCTAAAATTATAATTTATATATTTTTAGTACTCATGGCTGTGCTTTATCTTGCACCACTTCTTTGGGTATTTAACGTATCTTTTAAAACAAATGCAGAAATATTTACAGCACCATTTGCTTTGCCACAGGCTCCTACCTTTGAAAACTTTACATTTGCCTGGACAGCTGGAAAACTTGGCATTGCCACATTAAACTCTTTCATTGTCTGTGTAATCACACTGGCATTAAGCATGATTATCGGTTCAATGGCTGCTTTTGGAATCGCTAGACTCCGTTGGAAATTCGCAAAGCTTTCACTTACATATTTCCTTCTTGGAATGATGATTCCTGTTCACTGTGTAATGATTCCTTTGTTCACTCGTTTTGCAAAGGTTCATCTTACAAACAGCCTAACCGGTTTGATATTGCCATACCTTACATTTGCACTTCCAGTTACTATCTTCATCATGGTTGGCTTCTTCGAAGGTATGCCAAATGAACTTATTGAAAGTGCTTGTATCGATGGTGCTACTATTTACCAGATTTTCTTTAAGGTTTGTCTTCCACTTGGAAAGACTGGCTTATTTGTAACAGGTCTTATGACTTTCATTGCAAACTGGAACGAACTTCTTTTAGCTATGGTATTTATATCAGATGATTTGAAGAAAACCTTGCCAGTTTCACTTTCTAAATTCGTAGGACCATATAATACTAATTATTCCCAGATGTTTGCTGCAATCATTATCGCTATCGTTCCTACAATAATTGTGTACTGTGCATTCTCTAACCAAATTGTTGATGGATTGACCGCTGGTGCAGTTAAGGGCTAA
- a CDS encoding glycoside hydrolase family 43 protein: MKKQNTPLVTHIFTADPSAHVFNDRIYIYPSHDIPHDGEDNDNGDEYQMRDYHILSMDDKSDEVIDHGEVLHQDQIPWVKEQLWAPDVVYKNDTYYLVFPARDKDGIFKLGIAESKNPEGPFTPRKEPIPGSFSIDPCSFIDDDGKVYIYFGGLWGGQLEKYREGSFNPNGTEPEKNEPAVCPKVAVMTDDMEGFASTPADVVILDENGKPLLAGDEDRRYFEGPWMHKYNGKYYFSYSTGTTHTIAYAIGDNPLGPFKYAGKILEPVIGWTTHHSIVEYHDKWYLFYHDCEYSKGINHRRCVKYCELTYNADGTIQTITPQYN; the protein is encoded by the coding sequence ATGAAAAAACAAAACACACCCCTAGTGACACACATTTTTACAGCAGATCCATCTGCACATGTTTTCAACGACAGAATTTATATTTATCCATCCCATGATATTCCTCATGATGGTGAAGACAACGACAATGGTGATGAATACCAGATGCGTGATTATCATATCCTGTCAATGGATGACAAAAGCGATGAGGTTATAGATCACGGCGAAGTTCTACACCAAGACCAGATTCCTTGGGTTAAGGAACAGCTTTGGGCACCTGATGTAGTTTACAAAAACGATACTTACTATTTAGTTTTCCCAGCAAGGGATAAGGATGGAATATTTAAACTTGGAATTGCAGAAAGCAAGAATCCAGAAGGCCCATTTACTCCAAGAAAAGAGCCAATTCCTGGAAGTTTTAGCATCGATCCATGTTCTTTCATCGATGACGATGGAAAGGTTTATATCTACTTTGGCGGTCTTTGGGGCGGCCAGCTTGAAAAATACAGAGAAGGCAGCTTTAATCCGAACGGAACAGAGCCCGAGAAAAATGAACCAGCTGTATGTCCAAAGGTTGCTGTAATGACCGATGATATGGAAGGCTTCGCTTCTACTCCTGCTGATGTTGTAATCCTTGATGAAAACGGCAAGCCTCTTTTAGCTGGAGATGAAGACCGTAGATACTTCGAAGGTCCTTGGATGCATAAATACAATGGTAAATACTACTTCTCTTACTCTACAGGCACAACACATACCATTGCTTACGCCATCGGTGATAATCCACTTGGACCATTTAAATATGCAGGCAAAATTCTTGAGCCTGTTATCGGTTGGACAACTCACCATTCAATTGTTGAGTATCATGATAAATGGTATCTCTTCTATCATGATTGTGAGTATTCAAAAGGAATCAACCATCGCCGTTGCGTAAAATAC